The Teredinibacter sp. KSP-S5-2 genomic interval TGAAACCGAATCTCAGGGGCGTATTCATACCTCGGCATGTACGGTCGCCATTATGGCGGAGGTGGAAGATGAAGGGGATATCAATATTAATAAAGCGGACTTACGAATTGATACTTTCCGTGCATCCGGTGCGGGTGGGCAGCACGTAAACAAAACTGATTCTGCTATTCGTATTACGCATATTCCTACCGGCGTAGTGGTGGAATGTCAGGACGAGCGTTCTCAGCACAAAAACCGAGCCAAAGCGATGGCATTGTTAGCGGCTCGATTAAATACCGCACAGCAGGAAAAGGCGGCACAGGAGCAAGCCGATGAGCGTCGCAGTCTGGTGGGAAGTGGTGATCGGTCTGAACGTATTCGTACCTACAACTACCCTCAAGGTCGAGTAACGGATCACCGAATTAATCTGACTCTCTATAAACTTTCAGAAATCATGGAAGGCGCATTGCAAGAAGTGATTGAACCTCTCGTAAACGAATATCAGGCGGATCAGCTTGCTGCATTAAGTGGTGAGTAATTCTTATCATGAATATATCTGAGTGTTTGTCCAAGTCGCGTGAGCTTGAGCAGACCTCAGATTCTGCCCGGCTGGATACCGAAGTCCTGCTCGCCTGGGTGATAGGGAAAAATCGAACTTACCTCTACACTTGGCCGGAATATCAGTTAACCGAAGAGGAACAACTGAAGTTCGAATCAGCGTTGATGCAAAGAAAAAATGGCCAACCGATTGCGTATATCTGTGGTGAAAAGGAATTTTGGTCACTGCCGCTGTTTTGTGATTCCTCCACACTTATTCCTCGACCAGATACAGAATTGTTGGTTGAACTCGCGCTCGATAAGCTTTCTACTCTACCTCATACGTCTACCGTCCTGGATTTGGGTACTGGAACCGGTGCTATTGCCTTAGCGATTGCCAGTGAAAATCGTAACTATCGGGCAGTGGGGGTCGATAAATCCTCTGCTGCGATTGCCTTGGCGCAAAAAAATAAGCAGCGTTTGAATATACACAATGCTGAATTTTTCCAAAGTGACTGGTATGAGTTCGCCGGTATTGGTTTAAACCCTGGGCGAACTGGCTATGACTTAATTGTGAGTAATCCACCTTATATCGACGCGCAAGACAATCATTTAAATGAAGGTGATGTTCGCTTTGAGCCTGAAACGGCATTGGTGGCCGACGAACACGGTTTGGCGGATATAAAAATTATTGTCGCTGGTGCAAAGGATTTTTTAACTAATAGCGGCTGGTTGTTAATCGAACACGGATGGCAGCAGGGAGCAGACGTGCGTGATGTCTTTTCTCATAATAGTTTTATAAAAGTGGAAACCGTTCGGGATTTGGGTGGGAATGATCGTGTTACTTTGGGACAAAAAAACTAACATAGGCTCTTTATCTTTTTTGTTGATTCAACTTTTTCGAATTGCCGGTCAGCGTCAGATACACAACTAAATAGTTCAGAAACAAAAAAGCCGTCTAGGTCTAGACGGCTTTTTTGTTTCGATAATCAGCGATTAAAAACGAAGCTTCGTTTCAATGGCGATCGAGCGGGAATCCTTAACAAACGCATAGTGCGTGTTGGTACCAAGGGTTGAGTCCGAAAGGGGGGCGTTACCAGAGTAGGTGACAACTTTTTCGTCAGTCAGGTTTTTGCCAACCAGCGCGATACCCCAGTGTTCACCCTCTATGCCGATACGTGCGCCTACCAAAGTGTAAGCATCAATATCACCAATTGGATCGTGGTTTACGTGTGTTTTTTGCTCTGAGACATACTGTAAGTCGAGTACGCTAACAAATTCCAGATTGTTGCCAACCAAGGTGCGG includes:
- the prmC gene encoding peptide chain release factor N(5)-glutamine methyltransferase, producing MMNISECLSKSRELEQTSDSARLDTEVLLAWVIGKNRTYLYTWPEYQLTEEEQLKFESALMQRKNGQPIAYICGEKEFWSLPLFCDSSTLIPRPDTELLVELALDKLSTLPHTSTVLDLGTGTGAIALAIASENRNYRAVGVDKSSAAIALAQKNKQRLNIHNAEFFQSDWYEFAGIGLNPGRTGYDLIVSNPPYIDAQDNHLNEGDVRFEPETALVADEHGLADIKIIVAGAKDFLTNSGWLLIEHGWQQGADVRDVFSHNSFIKVETVRDLGGNDRVTLGQKN